GCGTGTGCCGTAGATAACGCGGGCGTAAACGTCGCAGCCCTGGAAGGTGAAGCCCAGCGGGTGCCCCGCCGAGGGCGCACCGTTGGAGTTGGCCAGCAGGCAGTTTTCATCCGGTGAGGCATTCGTGAACAGGCCCGGGAAAGCCGCGACCGTCAGGATCAGCAGGATAAGCAGTGCGGAAATGATGAACAGCGGCTGGGTGCGCAGGTTGCGCCAGGCCTCCCCCCAGAGGCTCAGCGGCTGGACGTCGTCCTTGACGCTGTCGGTCGCGGCCAGAGGGGTTTCCTCCAACGGAGCGACGTAGTGCTCGATGTTTGTGGTGTCTTTATGCATAACGGATCCTCGGATCAAGCCAGGCGTACAGGAGGTCTACCAGGAGGTTGGCGATGACGTAGACGAAGACGAGGACACTCACGATCGACACGATCGTCGGTCCCTCTCCCCTGATGACTGACTGGTAAAGTCGCTGTCCCACTCCGGGGACGTTAAAGATGCCTTCGGTGACGATGGCGCCGCCCATCAGTGCGCCCAGGTCCGCCCCGAGGAAGGTCACCACGGGAATCAGGGAGTTGCGCAGGATGTGCACGGTGACCACGCGCGGCCGGGAAAGCCCCTTGGCGGTGGCGGTGCGGACGTAGTCGGCGTTCATGTTCTCGATGACCGAGGTGCGCGTCAGGCGCAGGACGTAGGCGAAGGATGCCAGGCCCAGCACCACTGCCGGCAGTATCAGGTCCGCCCAGCTGGCGTCGCCGCCAACTGTTGGGCTGGTCCATTGGAGCTTGACGCCCACCAGGAACTGCAGCAGGAAGCCGAGCACGAACACCGGGATCGCGATCACGATCAGGGAGACAACCAGGACGGTGCTGTCGAAGATCTTGCCCTTCTTCAGGCCGGCCATGAGGCCGAACGCAATACCGAAGACCGCTTCGAAAAGCAGGGCCAGCACGGCGAGGCGCATGGTCACCGGGAAAGCTTGAGCCAAGACGGCCGAAACCTCGCGGCCGGAGAAGTCGACCCCCAGGTTAAAGGTGACCAGGTTCTTCAGGTACAGCAGGTACTGGACGATGAAGGGCTGGTCCAGGTTGTACTGGCTGCGCAGCTGGGCGGCAACGGCCTCATTGACCGGCTTGTCGCCGAACAGCGCGGCGATGGGGTCTCCCGGCAGGGAGAACACCAGGAAGTAAACGAGGAAGGTTGCCCCGAAGAAAACGGGGATCATTTGGAGGAAGCGTCGAATGACGTAGCCGGCCATTAGGGGTGTCCTCCTGGCTGCTGTGGGGGAATGAAGTTCCGCATTTTTTCGTATGCCTGTTCTTGATAGAACCCGAATACAAACCGGGGCCCGGCCTTCTGGCCGGGCCCCGATCGGTCGGTCTAGATACTGCTACTTGGCCGTGACGTTGTAGTACACAGGGACGCCGTTCCAGCCGGTTTCAACGTTGTCCACGTTTTCACTCCAGCCGGACTGTGCAACCTGGTACCACAGCGGGATGACGGGGAGGTCCTTCAGCAGGACTTCCTGGGCCTGGTTGAAGATTTCGGCTCCGTCTTCCGGGGTGGAAGCGGCAAGGCCTTCGCCCAGGAGCTTGTCGAACTCTTCACTCGAGTATTCGCCGTCGTTGGAACCTGCCCCGGTGCCGTACAGCGGGCCGAGGAAGTTGTTCAGGGACGGGTAGTCAGCCTGCCAGCCGGTGCGGATGGCACCGGACAAGGTCTTGGCGGTAGCGTCTGCGCGCAGTTCCTTGAACGTTGCGTAGGGCTTGCCTTCGGCCTGGATACCAAGGTTGTTCTTGAGACCGTTGGCTACGGCGTCAACCCATTCCTTGTGGTTGGCGTCGGCGTTGTAGCCGATGGTGAAGGCCTGGTCGGCGGGCCAGGGTGAAACCTTCTCGGCTTCTTCCCAGAGTTCCTTGGCCTTCTTGGGGTCGAACTCGAGCACCTCGTTGCCGGGGATGCTGTCGTTGTAGCCCTCGATCACCGGAGCGGTGAATTCAGTGGCCGGTTCACGGGATCCCGAGAAGACAACCTCGGTGATTTCGTCCCGGTCGATGGCCATGGAGATGGCCTGGCGGCGCAGCTCTCCGGCTTCGCCCGAGAACTCCGGCAGGTAGCCGGGGATCGTGATGGTCTGGTTGCCTGCATACGCCTTTTCGGAGAAGCGGCCCTCGCCCAGATCGGTCTTGAACGTCTTCAACGCCATGTTGGGAATGGTGTCGAGGATGTCCAGCTCGTTCGACTGCAGGTCTGCGTAGGCTGCGTCGAAGGAGGAGTAGAACTTGAAGGTTACTCCGCCGTTCTGCGGTACGCGGGTTCCGGTGTAATCCGGGTTGGCGACCAGGTCGATCTGGATCTCATGCTGCCAGGCGTCGTCGCCGGCCAGCTTGTACGGTCCGTTGCCGACCGGATTCTCGCCGAACGCGGCGGGATCTTCCAGTGCACCGGCGGGCAGCGGGAAGAAGGCTGTGTAGCCAAGTCGCTGCGGGAAGTCGGATTCCGGCTGGCTGAGCTTGACGGTGAACGTGGTGTCATCCACCACGGCCAGTCCGCTCATGGTGTCGGCCGTGGCGCCTTCTGCACTGACTTCGTCGTAGCCTTCGATGCTCTCGAAGAAGTACGAGTTCAGCTGGGCATTCTTGGCGGCTGCACCGAAGTTCCAGGCGTCAACGAAGGACTTGGCCGTGATGGCCTCGCCGTTGGTGAACTTCTGGTCCGCCTTCACCTTGATGGTGTAGGTCTGGGAATCTTCGGTCTCGATGGACTCGGCGAGTTCGTTGACCGTATTGCCGTCAGCGTCGTAGCTGACCAGGCCTTCGAAGAGCAGGTCCATGATGCGTCCGCCGCCAACTTCGTTGGTGTTGACCGGCATCAGCGGGTTCTGCGGTTCGGTGCCGTTAGCGGTGATGATCACGGCGTTGTTGCTGCCTTCGGTCTCACCCGAGCCTTCGGCCGATTCGTCGGATCCCCCACCGCAGGCGCTCAGCGTAAGTGCGGCAAGTGCCGCTACGCTCAGCATTTTGGAAGTGCGTGTGACGCGCATTCCGCCTCCTAGTTCTATTCGGTGCCGGCGATGATGACGCCGGCGTTGCGGCTCTGCCAAATGGTGAACCGACTCACAAAGCCAAAAGCATAAGCCCACTTTGTTGCCGTCAGGTAACCAAGTCCGGCATGTGGCGCCCGCGTGGACACCGTGGCGTGGATCACGCTGCAGCAAAGGCCCTGATGACAAGGGAAAAGACCGACCCACACCGTCTGGTAACGATTTGGCATACGGAGGCTGTATTACATGCAATGACATGTCACATTGCCTGTTCGGCGGCGAAAATCCCGTGCGCCTCACTTAGGCCGGGCACGCCGATCGCGACGCTATTGAGGCTGGCGCGCATCCCGTCCGGCCAGCATCTCCGGCAGCCCGTCCACCTGGGCCAGGGCCTGCTCCCGGTTGCCAAGCGCAACGCTGACGTGATGGCCGATGTAACCGCGGACTTCGGCGGAGAACTCGTGCCTGGCCGCGGATGCGACGGCGGCGTTTGCCTGGTTCCGCAGAGTGATGAGAACTGGTTTGTTCTGCAGTGTGCGGTCAACCCACTCCGGATGGCCGAAGACGCGGCCCATCTGGATAGTCCCGTCGTCGAGGTATCCAGCTGCATAGACCGCCGCGGCACCGAAGGCTGCCTGCTTGCCCAGATCACTCCCGAGCTCGGTCGCGTAATAGGAGCGGATCTCCCTGGCGAGGTACTGGACCACCGGGCGCATGGCCTCGACGTCGGGCTCGCTGACGGCTTTGGTCTCACTGGCACGTTGGATGGCCTCGCCGACGAGATCGAGCTGCGTGGTGAGCTCTGTGCGCAGGTCAGGGTCCAGCTCCTTGCCTTCGCTCATTGCGACTGCGTTATGGAAAACCATCAGGCGCTGGAGGTTGGCGAACATGAGCGCAAGGGCGTTGAAGCGGTGTTCTTCCGGAGTCATCGGGCCAATGTAGCGGGGCCGTTTGCTGGAAGTTCCACGGCGCGCCGAACCGTTTCCGCCCTGCCGCTGATGCGGGCGAGGGGCGGCTTCTCACCCGCGGGGTAAATTGGGCTGTATGAGAATCACCATTATCGGCGGGTCCCAAGGCACCGGCGCGCAGCTGGCTTCCCTCGCCCAGGCGGCCGGACATGAGGTCACGGTGCTCTCGCGCAGCGGCACCGCGCCCGAAGGTGTCCGGAACGTCACTGGAAACGCAACTGACCCGGATGCAGCGGCCCGCGCAGTTGCGGGGGCCGACGCCGTCGTAGTGACCGTGGGAGGGGCAAAGGGCGTCCATCATCAGCGCGACGCCGTTACCCGGACCGTTATCGGCGCGATGCGAGCAGAAGGCGTACGACGGCTTGTGGTGCAGTCTTCGCTGGGCGCAGGAGACTCGGCGTCCCAGCTTCCCGGGCCGCTGGGACTGATTACCCGGATCGTGCTTGCAAAAGCCTTGGCGGATCACGATGCCCAGGAGTCCGCCGTCTCGAGCTCCGGCCTGGATTGGACCATCCTCCGACCCACCGGCCTGACGGGCAAGGAACCGTCCGGCACCTGGCAGATACTCGAGACGACGGACAACGGCAAACTCAAGGGCTCCATTCCACGGGCCGACCTTGCCGCCTGCATGCTCGGCCTCCTCACGGACGATTCCACTGTCGGCAAGGCCCTGGGCGTCAGCAGCTAGGGCACCGGAGCCAGCGGCTTCACCATGATCAGGCACGGCGTGGCTTCTCCCCAGAGATCCGTCTCCTCCAGGGGCAGGAATCCCCACTTCTCATAGAAGTGTCGAGTTCGCGCGTAGCCTGCATCCGGATGGGACGGACCGAGCGTCTTCACCTCAAGGAGGCGCACGCCGCGGAGAATCGCGTCGGCCTCGATGGCAGCCAGCATTGCGGTCCCTGCTCCGGAGCCGTGAGCCGCGCGGTCGACCACTGTCAGGTGAATCTCGGCCACATGCGGAAAGTGCCGGTCGACCAGGGTGACTCCGACGACGGAACCGCCGGCGTCACGCACGGTCCAGGTTTCCTTGGTTCGGGCAGCGTCGATGTACTCGGCATTCGAGTCCGACTGCCCGAACCATTCGGGCACGGTGGCGAGCAGGCGGGCGACGACCTCGGGAACGGGGTGATCCCGGGCTGCAGTCCAGGACGTGGCTCTAACTTCCCCCTGTGCCGTGGAGCCGGCACCGCCACCCTGACGATCGTGGCTAGGCAATCTCGGCCTGAATCTCACGGATCGCCGCTCCCAGAATGCCGCGGAACAGCAGTCCCTCTCCCAGTGGCCCGGCGGAGTCAGTACCTACGGACGGCAGCAACCGCAGCACGGCTCGCTCGCCGTCGCTCAGGTTGGCCAGCTGCCAACGAATCTCCTGCCGGACCGCCTCCGGCTCATCCGGATTCGAGAGCGAGACTGCCTTCGCAGCGTAGGCGGCCGCGCCCAACGCATGGGCGCCCATGTGGGCGACCGCGGCTGCCTGGGCGACTGCGCGGGCTGCTGCAGCGCCGGCCGGCGTCGTCGCCGCATTCGCAATCTTCACGACGATGAGCCGCTTGCTGATTTCTTCTGCAGCGGTGCCTGATCCTGCGCTGTACGCGCGGGTACGGGCGAGTGCATCCCGCGCTGCTTCTTCCGCGGCTTCATCTGCTTTGTATAGCGGCAGAACACGCTCAGCACATGCTGCCGCCCAGCGCGCTATGACGCGCCGGTTCGGATCGCTGAGGGTCTGGGGTGAGGCCATCCCCAGATGATGCCACACCGGCTTGCGGACCGACTCAGGCCGTCGGGAGTGCTGCCTCTTTCTGAGCCTTGGCTGCCGCGATGCGGGGGCCGCTAAACCACAGCACGATCCCCGCCAAGACCCAAACGCCCAGGGTCAGTGCCGCAGCCCCTCCGCCGGCGCCGTCGAAATAGGCCACGGCACGGACGAGGGTGCCGGCAGCACCGGGAGGAAGGAGCTGGCCGATCATCGCAACCCCACCGGGAAGCCACTGGGCGCTGGTGGAGATGCCGGCAAAGGGATTGCCCACAAACATCATGGACATGGCGGCGATGGTGAAGCCCTTCGTGCCAAAACACTCATTGAGGCCGGCCAGGGGCAGGGCCAGTGCTGCAATGCCCAGCGCAACACTGGCCGCAACCGGGACCAGCGGACCCTCGATACTGCCGAACAGGTACTTCAGGACGACGGCGACGACGAACCCTCCGGCGACCGAAAAGCCGGTGAGCCCGGCGAAGATCCACCAGCGTTTCCCGGACAGCATGGAGCGGAACGCTACAGCGGGCACAATACCGCCGAAGACCAGGGGGAAGGCCAGACCTCCAATGCCCACGCCCGTCGGGTCGCCGGTGGGAAGCGGAACCACGTCCACAATCTCGGCGGTCTGCCCCGTGCTGCCCGCCATCGTGGCGCCGACGTTGCTGACCGTCCCGGACACCGCGGTTGAGCCGGCGCTCGCTACGTACACCTGCATGTCTTGCGGATCCGAGAAGTCGAAGCCGCCGACGATGTCCCGGTCCCGGATTCCCTGCTGCAGGTCGTCGGCACTTTCATAGGCCTGGACAACGAAGGCGCCCGGTGACTGGGACTCCAGGGTTTTCGAGACCGTCTCGGCCTTCTCCTGCGCCCCGACTACGCCCAGGCCCAGGTCCCGCGGTCCGGAAAGGAGCGAGGGTGAGATGAAGAGCATCAGAAGGGCCAGCAGAATGACCGAGAGACCGACGGTCAGGCCCGCCCAGATGGCGGCGTGCTTTCGATGGAAGCCGGTTGCCGGCGCTTGAGCTGTCATGGATCCTTCGTTTGCGGAGGAACTTCCTCCGCTTCTACGGATGATATTCCTCCGGTTTAGACTGAAGGTCAATTTGAAGGGAGCCGGGATGAGGGCTGACGCTGCGCGGCGAAGAGAAGCAATCATCAACCATGCCAGGCACCTTTTTGCCGAGCGGGGCGGCGACGTTGCCCTGGAGGCCGTAGCTGCGGCGAGCGGAGTGGGCATCGCAACCTTGTACCGCAATTTCCCCTCCCGCGAAGATCTGGTCCGGGCCGTGGTTCAGGACACTGTCGAGGGCATCCTGGAAGCGGCAATCACGGCCCGGGCCGGGATTGAAACGAATGCTGCAGCGTCATGGGAGCGGCTTTTATCGCAGCTGATGTCCATGGAGCTGGGTGCGCTGACCGACGGCCTTGCGCTGCAGGCTGGTGCTGCCAGCGATTTGAACACCACTCCCCTGGCTGTGGTGCAACGCCCGGCCGTCGAGGCGCTGGATCAGGTGCTGGCTGAGCTGAAAACCCAGGGGGCGGTACGGCAGGAGCTCACCGCGCTGGACGTAATCGTTGCGGTGGCGACGATTACGCGGCCGCAGATCTCTCCCATCCGTGAAGCGGCGCCGGAGGTGCAGGATCAGCTAGCGCAGGCGTACCTGCTGTGGACCCGGGCTTCGTAGGGCGGCTTGAAAACAAAAAGTGCTTCCCGGATCGAGATCCGGGAAGCATCTTCCGGGGGCACGACTAGACGTTGAAGCGGAACTCCACCACACGTTCAGACATGGAATAGCCTCTGGATCGTCGACTCGCACCGGCGTAGAGTGCCGAGGTGCCTAACCCCCGCACAGTCCCGCTGCTGCCTTGCGCCGACATCGACGAGATCGAACCGTTCTTCGCCGCCCTGGGCTTCCACACCACCTACCGTCAAGTCCGACCGAACCCGGCCCTCGGCCTCAGCGGTCACGGGTTCGATCTGCAGTACTACGGACTGGACGGTCACACCCCAGAGTCATCACACAGCTCCTGTCTCGTCATCGTCGATGACACCGGACAGATCTGGGATGAGTTTGCAGCCGGACTCCGCGCGGCGTACGGAAAATTGCCGATCACGGGTTTTCCGCGGATCACACGGCCGCGCGCCCGCAAGAACGCCGACGGGCGGAGCGGATTCAGTCTCGTCGACCCGGCCGGCAACTGGCTTCGTTTCTTCCGCGAAGGGAGCGGGGAGATGCCCCCTCCCGAACTCAGTCGACTGGGCGAGGCGGTTCAAAACGCGGTCGTGCTCGCTGACAGCAAAGGGGACGTGGCTCAGGCTGCCAAGGTCCTCCGGGGTGCGATCAAGCGCGCATCCGCGGACGATCCGGCACAAGGCGAAGCTCAGAGCTTCATGGACGAGCTGACCGAGCGCCTGTCCGACGGCTAAGGTACGTCGCAGCCAGCCTGAGCGGCGCCACGGATATCGGCTCTTGAGACAGGGATGCCGCCCTCACGCATTCGCGGACGGCGGCATCTCTAGTGATTTCTGGCGGCAGACCTAGACGTTGAAGCGGAACTCCACCACGTTCCGTAGCCGAATAACCTTACGACCAGACAACCGGTCATATCCAGTGAGGACGTACTGATCGTGCCCGCTTGGTGCAGCCGTTGCGGCTATTCTCGCGTGCGCACGTCTGGATTCAGCCCTGGGATTCGCTGCCCCAGAGAATCTCACTATCCAGCCCGTCCAACTCCGTAGGGTAACCATCCGGAAAACTCGGCGGGTCCTGTACCTTCGGCCCTCCGAGTTCCTCGGGGCCCAGTTCATCGTGCAGTGCCACGATGCCCGGAAGAGTCCATTCCCTGGCCACAAACAGCTGTCCCTCACCGAACGGGATCACGTACTCACCCGAGACAGCGGGAACCTGCTCGTGGGCCTTCGCTGAGGTCCAGGCCAGATAGGCCGCATGCGAAACGCACCCCTTACCCATACTCGCCCGGATGGCCGATACGGTCATGAAGCTTGCTGAGTCAGGCTGCCAGATCCGCACCAGGTCCAGGAACAGGCGGGCAGCGGCCGACGGCGGGCCCAGTGGAAAATCTTCCGGAAGGTCGACTGTGACCTCGTTATCCCTCGTAAATCCCGCAGCTACGCTGATACTCGCCAACGGGTTCATCCGCTGCGCTGGATCCTCGTACAGGAAGAGGTAGGTACCCGAGCTGTCGAACTCGCTTCCCGTCGTCGCTTTGGTCTCTTTCACGACACTTTCCAAAGAGCCCGGATCCTCCGGGACAGGAACCGTCCCTCCGCCGTTCTCGTCCGTGGGTAGATACCAGTTCACGGATCCTGCGGGGTATCTGTCGGAGATGAGAGACATGGTGGGGGCCAGCCGGCGGGCAACCTCCAGCGCAGACTCCTTCCGGCCTTCCCAGACCAGGGAGATGAACGGTTTGCGGCACTCCGGTCCCAGGACCTCACGGACAGTTCTCATTCCCCCAATGTAATAGTCTGCCTCTACTAACCAACGATTACACCTAGGTTTGGACAATAAAAATGCCGCCCTCATTCTTGAGGGCGGCATTTCTATTGATTCAGGCGAAGAATCTATACATTAAACCTAAACTCCACCACGTCGCCGTCGACCATAACGTAGTCCTTGCCTTCGATGCGGACCTTGCCGCGGGACTTGGCCTCGGCCATGGAGCCGGCGTCGACCAGGTCGTCGAAGGACACAACTTCGGCCTTGATGAAGCCGCGCTGGAAATCGGAGTGGATGACGCCGGCAGCCTGCGGGGCGGTGTCGCCCTTGCGGATGGTCCAGGCGCGGGTTTCCTTGGGGCCGGCAGTCAGGTAGGTCTGCAGGCCGAGGGTGTGGAAGCCGACGCGTGCGAGCTGGTCCAGGCCGGATTCTTCCTGGCCGTTCATTTCCAGCATTTCGCGGGCTTCTTCTTCGTCCAGCTCCACCAGGTCGGCTTCGAGCTTGGCGTCGAGGAAGATTGCGTCTGCCGGTGCCACCAGTTCGCGCAGCTCAGCTTGGCGGTCCGGGTTGCCCAGCACGGCGTCGTCGACGTTGAACACGTAGATGAACGGCTTGGCGGTGAGCAGGCTCAGCTCGCGCAGGTGCTCCATGTCCAGCTTGTCGCTGGCCACGGAGGAGAAGATCGTGTCGCCGCGTTCCAGCACAGCCTGGGCTGCCTGCATGGCGGCCAGCTGCGCGGCGTCGCGCTTCTTGATCTTGACTTCCTTCTCCACCCGCGGAATCGCCTTTTCCAGCGTCTGCAGGTCAGCCAGGATCAGCTCGGTGTTGATGGTTTCCATGTCCGAACGCGGGTCCACCTTGCCGTCCACATGGATGACGTCGGGGTCATCGAACACGCGGATAA
This genomic stretch from Arthrobacter sp. zg-Y1110 harbors:
- a CDS encoding putative immunity protein; the encoded protein is MASPQTLSDPNRRVIARWAAACAERVLPLYKADEAAEEAARDALARTRAYSAGSGTAAEEISKRLIVVKIANAATTPAGAAAARAVAQAAAVAHMGAHALGAAAYAAKAVSLSNPDEPEAVRQEIRWQLANLSDGERAVLRLLPSVGTDSAGPLGEGLLFRGILGAAIREIQAEIA
- the ychF gene encoding redox-regulated ATPase YchF, which produces MALTIGIVGLPNVGKSTLFNALTRNNVLAANYPFATIEPNVGVVSLPDPRLAKLAEIHGSARILPATVSFVDIAGIVKGASEGEGLGNQFLANIREAEAIAQVIRVFDDPDVIHVDGKVDPRSDMETINTELILADLQTLEKAIPRVEKEVKIKKRDAAQLAAMQAAQAVLERGDTIFSSVASDKLDMEHLRELSLLTAKPFIYVFNVDDAVLGNPDRQAELRELVAPADAIFLDAKLEADLVELDEEEAREMLEMNGQEESGLDQLARVGFHTLGLQTYLTAGPKETRAWTIRKGDTAPQAAGVIHSDFQRGFIKAEVVSFDDLVDAGSMAEAKSRGKVRIEGKDYVMVDGDVVEFRFNV
- a CDS encoding ABC transporter substrate-binding protein, translating into MRVTRTSKMLSVAALAALTLSACGGGSDESAEGSGETEGSNNAVIITANGTEPQNPLMPVNTNEVGGGRIMDLLFEGLVSYDADGNTVNELAESIETEDSQTYTIKVKADQKFTNGEAITAKSFVDAWNFGAAAKNAQLNSYFFESIEGYDEVSAEGATADTMSGLAVVDDTTFTVKLSQPESDFPQRLGYTAFFPLPAGALEDPAAFGENPVGNGPYKLAGDDAWQHEIQIDLVANPDYTGTRVPQNGGVTFKFYSSFDAAYADLQSNELDILDTIPNMALKTFKTDLGEGRFSEKAYAGNQTITIPGYLPEFSGEAGELRRQAISMAIDRDEITEVVFSGSREPATEFTAPVIEGYNDSIPGNEVLEFDPKKAKELWEEAEKVSPWPADQAFTIGYNADANHKEWVDAVANGLKNNLGIQAEGKPYATFKELRADATAKTLSGAIRTGWQADYPSLNNFLGPLYGTGAGSNDGEYSSEEFDKLLGEGLAASTPEDGAEIFNQAQEVLLKDLPVIPLWYQVAQSGWSENVDNVETGWNGVPVYYNVTAK
- a CDS encoding NAD(P)-dependent oxidoreductase: MRITIIGGSQGTGAQLASLAQAAGHEVTVLSRSGTAPEGVRNVTGNATDPDAAARAVAGADAVVVTVGGAKGVHHQRDAVTRTVIGAMRAEGVRRLVVQSSLGAGDSASQLPGPLGLITRIVLAKALADHDAQESAVSSSGLDWTILRPTGLTGKEPSGTWQILETTDNGKLKGSIPRADLAACMLGLLTDDSTVGKALGVSS
- a CDS encoding GNAT family N-acetyltransferase, with translation MPSHDRQGGGAGSTAQGEVRATSWTAARDHPVPEVVARLLATVPEWFGQSDSNAEYIDAARTKETWTVRDAGGSVVGVTLVDRHFPHVAEIHLTVVDRAAHGSGAGTAMLAAIEADAILRGVRLLEVKTLGPSHPDAGYARTRHFYEKWGFLPLEETDLWGEATPCLIMVKPLAPVP
- a CDS encoding ABC transporter permease gives rise to the protein MAGYVIRRFLQMIPVFFGATFLVYFLVFSLPGDPIAALFGDKPVNEAVAAQLRSQYNLDQPFIVQYLLYLKNLVTFNLGVDFSGREVSAVLAQAFPVTMRLAVLALLFEAVFGIAFGLMAGLKKGKIFDSTVLVVSLIVIAIPVFVLGFLLQFLVGVKLQWTSPTVGGDASWADLILPAVVLGLASFAYVLRLTRTSVIENMNADYVRTATAKGLSRPRVVTVHILRNSLIPVVTFLGADLGALMGGAIVTEGIFNVPGVGQRLYQSVIRGEGPTIVSIVSVLVFVYVIANLLVDLLYAWLDPRIRYA
- a CDS encoding TetR/AcrR family transcriptional regulator, which translates into the protein MRADAARRREAIINHARHLFAERGGDVALEAVAAASGVGIATLYRNFPSREDLVRAVVQDTVEGILEAAITARAGIETNAAASWERLLSQLMSMELGALTDGLALQAGAASDLNTTPLAVVQRPAVEALDQVLAELKTQGAVRQELTALDVIVAVATITRPQISPIREAAPEVQDQLAQAYLLWTRAS